GTGCAGACATCACGCTCCGCCGTGGAGGTGTTCGACCGCGCGGCCGGCGGGGCGAGCGCGCCTCAGGATCCGCGCAGCGCCGTCGAGGATGCCGTCGCGGCCCGAAGCGTGACGGCGGAGACCATGGCGGCCGTGGCGGCCGTGGCGCGGGAGGTCGAGGCCAGCGTGGTCACGTATGGCTCGCTCGCCAAGGTGCCGACCGAACAGGTCACCAATGTCCGCAACGACATGTACCTGATCGACGAGACCCTGCGCCTCGCGCAGAAGCAGCAGCCGTCGCCGTTCCCTGCCGATGCTCTGGCGACCGTCAGTGCCTACAAGGCGGGGCTGGACGAAGCGACCAAGTTCATTCCGACCTGGGTCAAGGTCTCGGTGGCGCTCGCGCTCGGTCTCGGCACGATGGTCGGCTGGCGTAGGATCGTGATCACGGTGGGCGAGCGTATCGGCAAGACGCACCTGACCTACGGCCAGGGCGCCAGCGCCGAGCTGGTCGCTGCCGGCACGATCTTCGCCGCCGATCATTTCGGCCTGCCGGTGAGCACGACCCATGTCCTGTCGTCGGGCGTGGCGGGAACGATGGCCGCGAACGGCTCCGGCCTGCAATGGGGCACGATCCGCAACATCGCCATGGCCTGGCTGCTGACCCTGCCGGCGTCGATTGCGCTCGCTGGATCTTTGTTCTGGCTGTTCCGGACGCTGTTCGCCGTGTAGCCGCGCTAGCTGACGACGTTCTCGGGCCGTCCCTCGACGAAGGCCTCGATGATGTCGACCAGCTGATTCGCGAGGAACGTCATCGCCTCGCCGCTCGCCCAGGCGACGTGGGGCGTGACGATCAGGTTGGGGATCGACAAATCGAGCAGGACGTTGCCGCCGCTAGGGGGCTCCTCGGTCAGGACATCGAAGCCGGCGCCGGCGATCTCGCCCTCGCGCAGCGCCAGGGCCAAGGCGGCTTCGTCGACCAGCCCGCCGCGCGCGGTGTTGATCAGGATCGCCGTCGGCTTCATCGCCTTGAGCTCGTCGGCGCCGATCATGCCGCGCGTCTCCTTGGTCAGGGGCGCGTGCAGCGTGATCACGTCGCTCTCGCGGATCAGCGTGTCCAGGTCGACCAGACCGTCCTGCGGGAAGACGTCGTAGGCGAGCACCTTCATGCCCAGGCCAAGGGCGCGCTTGGCGATCTGCTTGCCGATCGCGCCGAAGCCGACAATGCCCAGCGTCGAGCCGGCGATGTCGCGGATGGGATGGTCGAGGAAGCAGAACTGCCGCGCCTCTTGCCAGCGGCCCGCCCGGACGTCGCTGGCGTAGGCGAGCAGGTTGCGCCGGAGCGCGAACATCAGCGCGACGACGTGCTCCGGGACGGTGTTGAAGGCGTAGTTGCGGATGTTGATCACCGTGACGCCGTGATCCTTGGCCGCCTCCTTGTCGATGATGTCCGTGCCCGTGGCCGCGACCGCGATCAGCTTGAGATGCGGCAGCTGCGCCAGGACGGCGCGTTCGATCCGCACCTTGTTCGTGATGCAGATCGTGGCGTCCTTCAGCCGCTCGGCCACCTGGTCGGGCGAGGTGGCGTCATGCTCGACATAGCGGTGCGCGAAGGCCGGCTTGCGGACCTCGGCCCCCAGCGTCTCGCGGTCGAGGAAGACGATCGTGTGCTCCATCAGTGTAGCCTCCCTCATCTCAGCCGAAGAACACGCGGTCCTGATAGGCACGTATCGCCAGGAGCTCCGATTCGCCGGTCATGTCGACATCGCCCCGCCGGATCGGCTGGCCGGCCGCCACCGACCGCACCAGGGTTCGGCCGGCCGCGAGATAGAAGGGCATGGGCCGGTCGTCCGTCAGCGGCCCGGCCGGCACCAGCGCCGAGGACACGTCGTCGATCGAGTGGTGATGGCCGTACATGCGCAGGACGTGGCCGGCCGGAAGATCGGCGTCGGCAATCGCGATCAGGTCGACATGCGGCCTCGGCTCCGCGGCGCCGGTGGACAGCCCGAGCAGGGCGACGCTGAGCACGCTGGTCGCGGCCTCGACGCCCAGGAGATGGCGCGGCAGGTAGAGCATGGCGGTCTTGCCGGAACGGCTGACCGTGTGGCCCTTTTCGGCCAGCATCCTCCAGGTCGCCTCGCCTTCGCAACGCACCACGACGAACACGCCGCCGGCGAAGCTGACCTCGTCCGGCTGACGCAAGCAGTTGAACACGTCCAGCCGGCGCGTGCCGCGCATGAGGCCGCCGTCCTCGACCGGCCCGAACAGGTCGGCGACCTCGCCGATACGGGCGATCGGCGCGTGGAAGGCCGGCGTGTCCGGCATGAAGCCTGTGCTGTTGGCCACGACCTCCATCTCGCACAGATCCGGGACGGCGTGCTGGGGCAGGGCGGAAGCCGCCTCGGCGCGCGCTCTCATCAGATCGGCGAGCGGGCGTCCGTCGGCGTCCCACAGCCGACCGAAGCCCGGGACGTGCGCCTGCCGGTCGGTGCTCGTGATGACCTCGGTCTTGGGATCGAAGACGAAGTCGTACTCGCTCGACTTGCCGGCCGAGACGATCTCCAGGCCCAGCGTCTCCGCCCAGGCGATCAGGCCGATCAGCAGGCTGGGCTGGTCGCCGTCGACCGGCGTCACGATCACGCCGCGCTCGGCCGCCATGTGCGCGAGGCCCGGCCCGACCACGCTGTCCACTTCCTTGGAGACGAGCGCGACATGCTTGCCGGCCTCGATCGCGAGCCGCGCGAAGCGCGCGCCCGCTTCCGGCTGGCCGGTCGCCTCGATGACGACGTCGATCGGCAGGCCGAGCACGTGGCGCAGATCGCCCGCCGCGACCGCGTGGCCTTCGCGCCAGGCCGCCTCGGCCTCCTCCGCGGAGTGGCACGCGCGAACGTCGCTCGCGTCGAACCCGACCGCGCGGAAGGCGTCGGCCGCGCGCTCCGCGCTGATGTCCACCGCGACGCGGGCGTTCATGCGGGGCACGCGCCGTCCCTGAAGGAGAAAGCTCTGGCCGAAGGCGCCGCTGCCGACGACACAGGTCTCGACGATCCGGTCCGAGCCGGCGAGCAGGCGGTGCAGATTCATGCGACGGGTCTCCCTGGGACGTCAGCCTATCCCCGGTCTTAGAGGAAGAGGGCGCGCGGGCGAAGAGGCGAGCGCCGGAAAAAGCCGAAACCGGCCCGGATAGCGTTGACCGGGCGCAGGCTCTCGGCATGTCATGCCGTCCCGGCAGGACGCGTCGGTAGCGGCCTTGCGGTGCAGCGAGAGAGGGTTCGATGCGGCGACTTGAAGGCAAGACGGCGATCGTCACCGGCGGCTCGTCCGGAATCGGGCGCGCCATCGCACGGCTGTTCGCGGCCGAGGGCGCCGTCGTGGTCATCGCCGACGTCACCGAGGAGGCGATCGAGGGCGGACCGCCGGTCTGCGAGGTCATCGAGAGCGAGGGCGGCCGGGCGGTCTTCCACCGCACGGACGTGTCGCGCGCCGACGAGGTCGAGCATCTCGTCGCGACGACGGCCGCCCGCTTCGGCCGGATCGACGTGCTGGTGAACAACGCCGTCCTGCGCGCCGGCAAGGCCCTGCTCGAGACCAGCGAGGAGGACTGGGACCGCGTCATGGCGGTCAGCCTCAAGGGCGCCTATCTCTGCGCGCGCGCCGCCGTTCGCCGGATGCTCGTCCAGCCGATCACAGGAGAGGCGCGCGGGCGGATCGTCAACATCGCCTCGCAGCACGGCATGGTCAGCGCGCCCGAGGACTTTGCCTACGGCGTCAGCAAGGCGGGCATCGTCTACATGACGCGCCAGATCGCGGCCGACTACGCCAAGGAGCACATCGTGTGCAACGCGGTCGCCCCGGGCAAGATCCTGACGGGAAAGGCCGGTCGGGCGGTCGAGCCGCGCTGGATCGAATACTCGCACCAGCGCACGCCGATGCCGCGCCTGGGTCGTCCCGACGACGTCGCCCGCGCCGCCCTGTTCCTCGCCAGCGACGAGGCGACCTTCATCACCGGCCACAATCTCATGGTCGACGGCGGCTGGATGGCGGCCTGACGCGGCAGCCGGCCGGCGCGGCGATCAGCCTTTCGGAGCCGATGGCGACGACGCCATCGCGTTCCGGATCCCGACGCGCCAGTCCCAAGGCATGTCGAAGCGGCCTTGCCAGATGCCGATACCCGCGCCCGACGCTTGCTTCTCCTCGTTCGCGTAGGGCGCGGAATAGCCGTAGGACGCGACCGCCCAGCCTTCGCTGACCATGGCCTGCGCCAAATCGACGGCGTCGCGGCGGCAGGTCGCGATGGCATGCTCGCGGAAATCGACGTCGCGCACCGCGCAGTTGACCGACGCGTTGCCGATCAGCCCTTCGAGCGTGTTGGTCGCCTGCTCGCCGCAGTCGTAGACATCGCCCTTCGCCTCGCAGGTCTGGCCGGTCTCGGGCGCGTCGATG
Above is a genomic segment from Geminicoccaceae bacterium SCSIO 64248 containing:
- a CDS encoding homoserine dehydrogenase; amino-acid sequence: MNLHRLLAGSDRIVETCVVGSGAFGQSFLLQGRRVPRMNARVAVDISAERAADAFRAVGFDASDVRACHSAEEAEAAWREGHAVAAGDLRHVLGLPIDVVIEATGQPEAGARFARLAIEAGKHVALVSKEVDSVVGPGLAHMAAERGVIVTPVDGDQPSLLIGLIAWAETLGLEIVSAGKSSEYDFVFDPKTEVITSTDRQAHVPGFGRLWDADGRPLADLMRARAEAASALPQHAVPDLCEMEVVANSTGFMPDTPAFHAPIARIGEVADLFGPVEDGGLMRGTRRLDVFNCLRQPDEVSFAGGVFVVVRCEGEATWRMLAEKGHTVSRSGKTAMLYLPRHLLGVEAATSVLSVALLGLSTGAAEPRPHVDLIAIADADLPAGHVLRMYGHHHSIDDVSSALVPAGPLTDDRPMPFYLAAGRTLVRSVAAGQPIRRGDVDMTGESELLAIRAYQDRVFFG
- a CDS encoding glucose 1-dehydrogenase, whose translation is MRRLEGKTAIVTGGSSGIGRAIARLFAAEGAVVVIADVTEEAIEGGPPVCEVIESEGGRAVFHRTDVSRADEVEHLVATTAARFGRIDVLVNNAVLRAGKALLETSEEDWDRVMAVSLKGAYLCARAAVRRMLVQPITGEARGRIVNIASQHGMVSAPEDFAYGVSKAGIVYMTRQIAADYAKEHIVCNAVAPGKILTGKAGRAVEPRWIEYSHQRTPMPRLGRPDDVARAALFLASDEATFITGHNLMVDGGWMAA
- a CDS encoding D-2-hydroxyacid dehydrogenase, encoding MEHTIVFLDRETLGAEVRKPAFAHRYVEHDATSPDQVAERLKDATICITNKVRIERAVLAQLPHLKLIAVAATGTDIIDKEAAKDHGVTVINIRNYAFNTVPEHVVALMFALRRNLLAYASDVRAGRWQEARQFCFLDHPIRDIAGSTLGIVGFGAIGKQIAKRALGLGMKVLAYDVFPQDGLVDLDTLIRESDVITLHAPLTKETRGMIGADELKAMKPTAILINTARGGLVDEAALALALREGEIAGAGFDVLTEEPPSGGNVLLDLSIPNLIVTPHVAWASGEAMTFLANQLVDIIEAFVEGRPENVVS
- a CDS encoding thermonuclease family protein — its product is MAHRGAPWLALAILPLAACAQFPFELPQALTGSPPETAPSTVALADPVSGIPIPKPKPDPQLAANVSEPAAAPADPQPAADDAPPRRPRVTAKAGDTLSGQATVVDGDTIEVAGAEVQLLGIDAPETGQTCEAKGDVYDCGEQATNTLEGLIGNASVNCAVRDVDFREHAIATCRRDAVDLAQAMVSEGWAVASYGYSAPYANEEKQASGAGIGIWQGRFDMPWDWRVGIRNAMASSPSAPKG